AAAAAGTTTACATTAGAGAATGGCGTTGAGGATCTCCCCATAGCTAcgcaattaattttttcttcacaagaccttcctttgttttgtgtttagCCCATTTATCGTATGCTATATATTTGGCTGTGGTGTCCAACTTTAATGAAGATTTACGTTCTTACGCTATGGCTTATGCCATCTAGGATAAACTGACACTTAAAAAAAGTTTGAGACTTCAAAAGGCCTTAGAACTGCTTTTTGTTTGTCTTGTGAAGATATTTGTAGTATTATTGTTGTACTTGTTTGGATTTCTATCTAAGTTTGGGTGTCTTGATGATTTATGTgttgtttggttgatttttatCGTTAAATAACATGTAAAATAATTCGAGTCTTAAAAGGTTTACGCTCGTTAAATAACATGTAAAATAATTCGAGTCTTAAAAGGTTTACGCTTCACCGCCTCAAAGTCTTATTGGAAACAAAATCCTCTAAACTAATAGGAGCATTTGACTCCGCgccaaattaaacaaaaaatccaaCAATAGCCAGGCCCAATGAAATTGGGTTGGAGAGAACTAAGCTATGCAATGTTTTATAAAAGCCTTTCCACACATCAAGAGCAAGACATGGGCCAGACAAACACACAGACAAATAAGAAAGGCAAAAGAGGCCGATCAAAAGAACGAAACCTGCAAAAGACGTTGAAGGCTGCCCTACGCAAAcactttactctttttttcctttatatggcttttttctctttcatcctttcttcctctctcttctgttttctcttttctcttttctgttttcctcAGACGGCCCTACACACACACTTTACCATTTTGTGCCTTCATATagcttatttttttggtcaatctTGGCCATGGATTCACCTTGTTTCTTACTTGGACTCCAGGTGGCATCACCCCATGAACCCCAATGACCgctcaataaaataaactcaaaaaatgtGATGAAAAGTTTGAAAGGAACACGAAAAGAAACTTAGAATACAAAAAGAATTGGTACTTTGATGCTTCACGTTCTTGGTGCTTTTTGAGCTAAAGGGTACTTTACTTGGGAGGGGTTCTGGCTTTTGAAACGTCTTTTATAAATCAAAaccttacttttttatttgtattggaTGGGTTTTGGAGTTGGGTTTTTATGTATGTCAAGGCAAAGGCAATCAGTTTTTGCGGAGATATGTCTGAGACTGAGAGCAGAAGCAATGAAAATAGCAATGACATCAAGCTCTTTGGGAGGACCATTCCATTGCTTCAAACTCAGATTGAAGCTATCACTGGCAAGAATTCCCAGGTTCCACCCAAGTCTCAATTCATGGTATGTTTGATGTTTCTATGGTCTTCTTTTATTTAGTCTTTAAATATTGAGAATATTTGTGAGGAATTTTAGGTTCTTATGCTCCCAGTGGATTGtgtacttcaatttttttttttgttccaatttCAATGCTGgaaatttaattatgattttacaGTAGCAGAAAAAGAAGACTGTTTTTACGATTTCCTTCTTGTGAGAATTAGTTATGGGAAGGTTGCCTTCTTCATGGGTTTTTGTTGATTATATTATCACCTTACTGCTTTCTTCTAAACAGTAATCTATGTCTGCCCTTCCAGATAAGCAATTCATATGCATTGGGTGctaattaatttcttactaaggaagataattttttttttctttctattttttttttccttcatagAGGAAGCTTTCTAAATGTAGGTTAATGTTGTTTAGCTTTCTAAATTTAGGTTCATGGTacattttctgtttggttgttAAGGAAAAGGAACTCTAATTAAAGATAAAGAGTACGAAATTGTacccaaaaaatttgaaaagaaagggATGAATTAAAGATCATAAGCCGCTTGCTTGGAACAGGCCAAAAGAAGTTACTTGGTTGGAGATATTGATTATGTGACTCTTGTGAGGACAATGTATTGACTATTGCCAGGAAATTTGGCATTCTTCTccatttctcttttccttttttcttattggtTTGAAATATTCAAACCAGGCATGTACTTAAttgctttccttttcttacgcgcgtgtttttcaaatttactaATGGATTTATCATGACAGAAATATGTGTTTTTCTTATGAATGATTTACATTATTAAAGCAGATCAGCAGATCAGCAGATCAAATTTCTATATGTATTTCTTAGCTTCTAATTACTTAAGAACTAGAAAATCAGTTTTAATATTAGTTAAAGTACTGGTCATTAATTGGCGATTGGTTGTGCTAAAGTGATTTCGCTTTTATACTTAATCATGTCATTAGGCATGCTCCCGAATAATTGCTGATATATAAATTTAGATTGAGGGAGAAGTAAACATAGAGAGAATTGTAAGGAAATTCCACGTGACGATTGTTTTGCCACATATCAATTTCTATCTTCCATGATATAGTGATATACAGAATTCCATTTGTTTCTAAATAAGCATATATAGACATTGTAGACATTGTGCACTGTGTATGAATAGGACTCGTAAATCTGTTTCCATTTGATTTTCTGTTATCCAGTCATTTCTATCTCCAATATTGAGTTCTAAATGAAGCATTGGTGGTTGTTTTTCAGGATTCTTGCAGTGAATTAACAAAAGCAGAAGCTGATGGCCCTTGTGCAGAAAATTCTGTGCAGGCAGGGACTTCAGCGATTTgcaagaaggaagaaaaaagtcGGATGCAGGTGAATGAGGCAAGAGTAAATGCTAAAACCAATTCAAAACAAGCGGAGAACAGAATTTTAGAGCAAGAGGAAGATTTTCAGAAGCCAGACAAGGCCCTTCCTTGTCCACGATGCAACAGCCTAGACACAAAGTTTTGTTACTTCAATAACTACAATGTCAACCAACCTAGGCACTTCTGCAAAAACTGCCAAAGATATTGGACAGCTGGGGGAACAATGAGAAGTGTTCCTGTGGGTGCTGGGCGACGAAAGAACAAGCATCTTGCTTCCCAATACCATCAGATAATAGTATCCTCTGATGGAGTACCATCAACCAGGTTAGAAACCACAGATTCCATTAACCATCAACTTCTCTCATGCAGAAAATCTTTAAGCACTTTTGGTCTTCCAGATAGAGCTGGAACAGTACTAAAATTTGGCCATGAAGCACCTCTTTGTGAATCTATGGATACTGTGGTTAATCTTAGGGATCCAAGGACCTGTGTTGAGATAGGTTCTGTCAGTGGCAGAGAAAGTGGAGACGAGCCCTCATGCGTGTCTTCCGTGACAGTATGTGGTAACCAGGGAAGTGAattatccaaaaatattttgcAGAGGGATAGGATTGGGTTACAAGGGTCTTGTAGTGAGCCTAATATCTCACCTCCTTTGAATTACTACCCAGTTGCTCCATTGGTTTTCCCTTGGAATCCAGGTTGGCGAAATGCAGCTTCTCCTGCAGCACCACAGCATTCTCAATCCATTTGTGTACAAAATTGCACGGCTCCTAATCAAGTCCAGTGGTACCCCACACCAGTTCTGGTCGTTCCTGGCCCTTGCCCACAAAGCATTCCCTTACAAACTGTTCCAGCACCGTATTGGGGCCTTTTGCCCGTATGCCCTGCTGGAATGGGAAATTTATCGTTGTCTGGATCTAATGGTTGCTTATCTCCATCATCCTCTACAAGTAATAGTTGCTGCTCAGGCAATGGCTCACCGATCCTTGGCAAGCATTCGAGGGATTCAAATATTATGGATGAAGAGAAATCAGAAAACCGTGTTTTGGTTCCAAAACCTTTGAGAGTTGATGACCCGGATGAGGCTTTGAAGAGTCCTATATGGGCCAGTTTAGGCATTAAGCGCGACCTCAAAACGCGAGTTTTTAGAACATCAAAATCTATGACAGAAGGCAAGAGCCATATATTCATCCCCAATCATAGAAGCAATTCTAGCAGCTCTTTCTGAGTCTCATAATTCCAAGAAAGTACATGAAGCGTCTCCTTTGTATTCTTGCTTGAAAGACATGAGCTGTCTCATAGCCATATTGCTGGTTCTTGCTTTCAGGGCAGATGGTTTTCTCACTGTTCTTGGCTCGGTGCATTTTGCACTTCGAACTGAATCGTTCACCATGGTATAATctaggattttgagttttgataaAATACAGAAGTTTAAATACATCCTTTTGAGTGCTCATTTGTAAATATATAGTTAGCAACAGTGAATACTTGTTAATGGCCACTGCCTCATGGCTTCCAGTTCAATTCAAACACTCTTTTATATGTACAGAAATCAAGTGGGAAACAGTGTTTGcttcatttgtttattttgaaatttagagAATCATTTTGGGGCAGATTTAATTCGTATGATTGGGCAACTGTCATTGTGATTCAATGGAAGAACAGTCACCGAATCGCTCAGGATAGGAATTGACACCAACTTTCACACCTGATGATAATGGTTGCAGCTGGTCTTGTATACATAGGTATATCTATCAATGTACCTACCAAAAATCTAACTACAATTTTTAGGTATGTatatattcaaaattcaatataACACCGAACatttgtgaagaaaaaaaatcatgtttaaaactgaaaatcttataatATAGTATTTATAAGTATGTTTGGGATCCAACGTTGAGATTCTTTCTGTTCATTCCGCCACTTTTTACAGCTTATAGATAATATGACCACTTTAGACACCTTTTTGgtaaaaatttggaaattaaaattgtctccaaaatcaaaatgtttACTTAGCTTTTCTTATAAAAAGAGACTAAATATCAGAGAATTTGTTTGGGCTCAAAATTTGCGCCTCAACCTGAAATAAACATTAAGTTCACTTTTTAAAAGGTATTGGGCTTTGTTTACCAAAATGGTGAATGGCCCATACTATTTAACAAAGGtggattaaattaaataatttacatTATTTTGATAATTGAGAGAAAAGTTACCACAAATGGTGATTTAATCCAAAAATTGTTGTAGGTGCATGAGTTGGTGGATGACCACCATACCTCTTAGCATTCACCCTTTCTAAATTCTATGTCATCTATACACTAAATACCATAGTTATGGGCTTGTAATTTAtgagtttttaatttcttatcaTTGTAAGCTTATAAATAAGAGGTCTTATCAAAATGAGACATACAAGTTGATTGAACAATTTCTATTGTCTTCCTCTACTCTTCATTTCTCTCTATAAATTCTCTTAGTtatataacacgttatcaacACGAGCCTCTAATCACTtgaggttttgtttttctatctTAGAAATAGAATAGTTTCCTTTTATCGCAAGTATAGAACTCTTGTTACATAGGCCTTGACAAATGGAAAGAAATGCATCAACAAAAGGAAGCTGAACAACAAGATTCCAAACAGATAAGACgtattttattcttattttcatttacaTATCTAGTGCATgtaaaatttcatatttcacaaagaaattatcatttttattataGATATCTATCCTGTCTATCTACTTACAAGATTTCAActgtattttgttatttgtcaGAAATTCAAGATTTTCTTTAAGGAGCAAAGATCATTATCAACGTGATATTTCATGTCACCAATCTTAAAGTGGTAAAGTGAGATACTCaagaatttcaattcttatatAACTAATGGAGGAATAGAAGTTCCTAAGTTCTTATTCAATCATGTAAGGGCTAGAAGATCCTTAGATTTCAATccttataatataaatatttgtggACTTAAAGTTCCCCAATTCTTAAAAGGCAAATGAAGACTTGAAGCTCTttgattcatttttaattGGAACTAAAAGTTTCAACAATTTATTCTATtgcaatatttaaatttttattgtattttatttttacttagttctttctttggtttcatttttattttatgcaagGATCCGAAGTCCCTAAATTATtcttatataattaaataaaaatccgaAGTCTTTTAGTTCTCAATCCATATAATATCTATACAAGGACTCGGAGTTCTACAATTCTCAGAAAGCAAATCAAGACTTGCAGTTCCCATTGTGGAAAACATGATAaagatataattttaatataaaaaaaaagtttgattcTAAACTTCAGGTTCAATTGTATGTTATATATGTCATGCCAAAACTGCAGGTTCTTGACAAGGTATGAATTGCAAgttcatattaatattaatctCAATAAAAATTATGAACTTTGGATATATATTAACATATATCTGAAACTTCATATTCGAGtacatatattcaatttttttaaaaaaatttgtattaatatgatattattcaaggtaataaaataaaacgataattgaaaaaaattattaatgcaCATGTGGCTGAAACTTATAGTTTGGATTCTAAGATTTTTGAACTTTAGAtcatatttttacttttacttttggACTTTTAGGAACTTTAGCTCAAAAATCATCAAAGCAACTGGCTGACAATCTTTTACTACTTGTGCATTGATGATGGATTAGTCCAAAATCGAAAATATCTAGGACTATTCATCATCACACTTTCTCCAATAAATACAAGAGTGCCTGGACTGGAACAAGGACacccaaccaaccaaccaatcaaacaaaaactcaatatAAACAATCAGTTCAAAACTGACCAAAGATCATATGATCTGGCAACAACCAAAAGTAAGCAAGCAATCTCTTTCAGGAAGCAATCCAGCTCAAGGAAAAGCTCAAATAGTAAAAGGGAAAACAAGAATTCTTTTGCAATTTAGACAATGTATTCTAATCAAAACTCAAAGGAAATTAATTTCtcttacaaatttggttcagcaaattAGATAAAAGCAAGCAGAAGTCAAGTATTTCGtcatatgaaaacctcaacaaaatttacaaagataTCTTAATGTCTTAAAATTGTCTAGAAAGCTACCAAATCATTCAAAATAAGCCAGAACAAGTACCAACCTGCAATTCTACTCACTTTTCCAGCCTCCACATGGCTCAGCTTTTTATAACTTTGCCAATCTCAATAATGGTATCGATTTCCAGCTAATCTCTATTAGTTGAAG
Above is a genomic segment from Prunus dulcis chromosome 7, ALMONDv2, whole genome shotgun sequence containing:
- the LOC117635559 gene encoding cyclic dof factor 2-like isoform X2, encoding MQVNEARVNAKTNSKQAENRILEQEEDFQKPDKALPCPRCNSLDTKFCYFNNYNVNQPRHFCKNCQRYWTAGGTMRSVPVGAGRRKNKHLASQYHQIIVSSDGVPSTRLETTDSINHQLLSCRKSLSTFGLPDRAGTVLKFGHEAPLCESMDTVVNLRDPRTCVEIGSVSGRESGDEPSCVSSVTVCGNQGSELSKNILQRDRIGLQGSCSEPNISPPLNYYPVAPLVFPWNPGWRNAASPAAPQHSQSICVQNCTAPNQVQWYPTPVLVVPGPCPQSIPLQTVPAPYWGLLPVCPAGMGNLSLSGSNGCLSPSSSTSNSCCSGNGSPILGKHSRDSNIMDEEKSENRVLVPKPLRVDDPDEALKSPIWASLGIKRDLKTRVFRTSKSMTEGKSHIFIPNHRSNSSSSF
- the LOC117635559 gene encoding cyclic dof factor 2-like isoform X1; amino-acid sequence: MYVKAKAISFCGDMSETESRSNENSNDIKLFGRTIPLLQTQIEAITGKNSQVPPKSQFMDSCSELTKAEADGPCAENSVQAGTSAICKKEEKSRMQVNEARVNAKTNSKQAENRILEQEEDFQKPDKALPCPRCNSLDTKFCYFNNYNVNQPRHFCKNCQRYWTAGGTMRSVPVGAGRRKNKHLASQYHQIIVSSDGVPSTRLETTDSINHQLLSCRKSLSTFGLPDRAGTVLKFGHEAPLCESMDTVVNLRDPRTCVEIGSVSGRESGDEPSCVSSVTVCGNQGSELSKNILQRDRIGLQGSCSEPNISPPLNYYPVAPLVFPWNPGWRNAASPAAPQHSQSICVQNCTAPNQVQWYPTPVLVVPGPCPQSIPLQTVPAPYWGLLPVCPAGMGNLSLSGSNGCLSPSSSTSNSCCSGNGSPILGKHSRDSNIMDEEKSENRVLVPKPLRVDDPDEALKSPIWASLGIKRDLKTRVFRTSKSMTEGKSHIFIPNHRSNSSSSF